The following are from one region of the Salmo trutta chromosome 22, fSalTru1.1, whole genome shotgun sequence genome:
- the LOC115157972 gene encoding thromboxane A2 receptor-like isoform X1, with amino-acid sequence MNHSNESTPLCFSINSPPFNYTHTIASAYFSSVFSALGLTFNLIAFVVLLKSFPRTQSRSHSSFLIFLCGLVFTDFMGLLVTGSIVVSFHFTQFNWRRLDPHCHFCNFMGMSMVFYGLCPLLLGATMAMERFVGINRPFARSTSMMTKSRAVSIVLMVWAGAGCISLLPLIGMGSYHMQIPGSWCFFKISSEASDMAFCLLFSLVGLLSIAVSFLLNTISVVTLVKVCCSQDARQRRRDYEVEMMVQLIWIMMIASICWCPLLVFITKTVFSGSPLRIHYLLLFIRFATWNQILDPWVYILFRRAVLKRLYPRWDWSRGSIRSTVCRLTRASVGSDPLGGGDGGVLVKEEGKHQSFNEKAPPSPP; translated from the exons ATGAACCACTCTAACGAGTCGACACCACTGTGCTTTTCCATCAACAGTCCCCCCTTCAACTACACCCACACCATTGCTTCGGCCTACTTCTCATCAGTGTTTAGTGCACTGGGCCTCACCTTCAACCTCATCGCCTTCGTGGTCCTCCTGAAGTCCTTCCCACGCACGCAAAGCCGGTCGCACTCCtccttcctcatcttcctctgcGGCCTGGTGTTTACCGACTTCATGGGCCTCCTGGTCACCGGCTCCATCGTGGTCTCCTTCCACTTCACCCAGTTCAACTGGCGCCGCCTGGACCCGCACTGCCACTTCTGCAACTTCATGGGCATGTCTATGGTCTTCTACGGCCTGTGCCCGCTGCTGCTGGGGGCCACCATGGCCATGGAGCGTTTCGTGGGCATCAATCGGCCATTCGCCCGCTCGACCAGCATGATGACCAAGTCGCGGGCCGTGTCCATAGTGCTGATGGTATGGGCAGGGGCAGGGTGCATCTCACTGCTGCCCCTGATTGGCATGGGGAGCTACCACATGCAGATACCGGGCTCCTGGTGCTTCTTTAAAATTAGCTCAGAGGCAAGCGACATGGCCTTTTGCCTGCTTTTCTCGTTGGTGGGGCTGCTGTCCATCGCCGTGTCCTTCCTGCTCAATACAATAAGCGTGGTGACCCTGGTCAAGGTGTGCTGCAGCCAGGATGCTAGGCAGCGGCGCCGCGACTACGAGGTGGAGATGATGGTGCAGCTCATCTGGATCATGATGATTGCTTCCATCTGCTGGTGCCCCCTGCTG GTGTTTATTACAAAGACTGTGTTTTCGGGGAGCCCACTCCGGATCCACTACCTGCTGCTCTTCATTCGCTTCGCCACCTGGAACCAAATCCTGGACCCCTGGGTGTACATCCTGTTTCGCCGCGCTGTCCTCAAGCGCCTCTACCCCCGCTGGGACTGGTCCCGGGGCTCCATCAGGAGCACCGTCTGCCGGCTCACCCGTGCCTCCGTGGGCAGCGACCCGCTAGGGGGCGGCGATGGGGGTGTGTTGGTCAAAGAGGAAGGCAAACACCAGTCGTTTAACGAGAAGGCTCCACCTTCACCGCCTTGA
- the LOC115157972 gene encoding thromboxane A2 receptor-like isoform X2, giving the protein MNHSNESTPLCFSINSPPFNYTHTIASAYFSSVFSALGLTFNLIAFVVLLKSFPRTQSRSHSSFLIFLCGLVFTDFMGLLVTGSIVVSFHFTQFNWRRLDPHCHFCNFMGMSMVFYGLCPLLLGATMAMERFVGINRPFARSTSMMTKSRAVSIVLMVWAGAGCISLLPLIGMGSYHMQIPGSWCFFKISSEASDMAFCLLFSLVGLLSIAVSFLLNTISVVTLVKVCCSQDARQRRRDYEVEMMVQLIWIMMIASICWCPLLNIASQNGNSSQPRHLPDGRQTGIPTSPTSQSAGASGNGVLQRLDLPQGNHPQRAEDPLQ; this is encoded by the exons ATGAACCACTCTAACGAGTCGACACCACTGTGCTTTTCCATCAACAGTCCCCCCTTCAACTACACCCACACCATTGCTTCGGCCTACTTCTCATCAGTGTTTAGTGCACTGGGCCTCACCTTCAACCTCATCGCCTTCGTGGTCCTCCTGAAGTCCTTCCCACGCACGCAAAGCCGGTCGCACTCCtccttcctcatcttcctctgcGGCCTGGTGTTTACCGACTTCATGGGCCTCCTGGTCACCGGCTCCATCGTGGTCTCCTTCCACTTCACCCAGTTCAACTGGCGCCGCCTGGACCCGCACTGCCACTTCTGCAACTTCATGGGCATGTCTATGGTCTTCTACGGCCTGTGCCCGCTGCTGCTGGGGGCCACCATGGCCATGGAGCGTTTCGTGGGCATCAATCGGCCATTCGCCCGCTCGACCAGCATGATGACCAAGTCGCGGGCCGTGTCCATAGTGCTGATGGTATGGGCAGGGGCAGGGTGCATCTCACTGCTGCCCCTGATTGGCATGGGGAGCTACCACATGCAGATACCGGGCTCCTGGTGCTTCTTTAAAATTAGCTCAGAGGCAAGCGACATGGCCTTTTGCCTGCTTTTCTCGTTGGTGGGGCTGCTGTCCATCGCCGTGTCCTTCCTGCTCAATACAATAAGCGTGGTGACCCTGGTCAAGGTGTGCTGCAGCCAGGATGCTAGGCAGCGGCGCCGCGACTACGAGGTGGAGATGATGGTGCAGCTCATCTGGATCATGATGATTGCTTCCATCTGCTGGTGCCCCCTGCTG AATATTGCCTCACAGAATGGAAACAGCAGCCAACCGAGACATCTCCCAGATGGTCGGCAAACTGGGATACCTACTTCGCCAACATCACAGTCAGCTGGCGCATCTGGGAACGGAGTTCTTCAACGTCTAGATCTTCCCCAAGGGAATCACCCCCAACGAGCGGAGGATCCTCTACAATGA